The following coding sequences are from one Salvia hispanica cultivar TCC Black 2014 chromosome 3, UniMelb_Shisp_WGS_1.0, whole genome shotgun sequence window:
- the LOC125216105 gene encoding E3 ubiquitin-protein ligase At1g63170, with translation MDFPILGHHHKILTDETDLLMEGVNSRSDTEHVIDITSSGSASSSNSSHERPSPGLEQQRSEDLPSTSSRVPLYQPQPSTASGSISRNSLSRRGSTRNRQRSPLNSGLWISVELILTVSQIIAAIVVFSLSRSEKPHAPLRTWVVGYASGCLAILPLLYWRFKHRNQSQEQDSSQNGQDASLSNNSALPFSRRSINREDSWTTGTTTRSTQSNELLNSRLKVFVEYLKLALDCFFAVWFVVGNVWIFGGHSSSAEAPNLYRLCIVFLTFSCIGYAMPFILCATICCCLPCIISVLGIREDFTQNRGATQDSINSLPTYKYKIKKNKNSKEHSSNATEGGIVAAGTERERVISGEDAVCCICLAKYVNNDELKELPCAHFFHKDCVDKWLKINATCPLCKAEVGDTLFSSLTAATASLQNSTMLYR, from the exons ATGGATTTTCCCATTCTGGGACAtcatcataaaattttaactgACGAAACTGATTTGTTGATGGAGGGAGTTAACAGTCGCAGTGATACTGAACACGTTATTGACATAACAAGCAGTGGTAGTGCTTCTTCATCTAATTCATCCCATGAGAGGCCATCACCTGGTTTGGAACAGCAAAGAAGTGAAGACCTGCCATCTACTAGTTCTAGGGTTCCCCTTTATCAGCCTCAACCTTCTACTGCCAGTGGGTCAATCTCAAGGAATTCACTAAGTCGAAGAGGAAGTACTCGCAACCGACAAAGAAGTCCATTAAATTCCGGGTTATGGATATCTGTTGAGCTTATATTAACAGTCAGCCAAATTATAGCAGCTATTGTTGTCTTTTCCTTGTCAAGAAGTGAGAAACCGCATGCCCCTTTGAGAACATGGGTTGTTGGATATGCATCTGGCTGTTTGGCAATACTTCCTCTTCTATATTGGCGTTTTAAACATCGTAATCAAAGTCAAGAGCAGGACTCATCTCAGAACGGACAAGATGCTTCCCTGAGCAATAACTCTGCTCTTCCTTTCTCAAGGAGATCAATAAACAGAGAAGACAGCTGGACAACTGGTACAACAACTAGAAGCACTCAAAGTAATGAATTGCTGAATTCGAG GCTTAAGGTATTTGTCGAATATTTAAAGCTAGCTTTGGACTGCTTCTTTGCTGTGTGGTTTGTCGTTGGAAATGTATGGATTTTTGGAGGCCACTCGTCGTCTGCTGAAGCTCCAAATTTATACAG GTTGTGCATAGTGTTTCTGACCTTCAGCTGTATCGGTTATGCTATGCCTTTTATTCTGTGTGCTACGATCTGCTGCTGCCTCCCCTGTATAATATCAGTCCTGGGCATCAGAGAAGATTTTACTCAGAACCGTGGAGCTACTCAAGATTCGATTAACTCTCTCCCAacctataaatataaaatcaagaaaaacaagaaCAGTAAGGAACATAGCTCTAATGCAACCGAGGGTGGGATAGTGGCTGCTGGAACGGAGAGAGAGCGCGTAATATCAGGAGAGGATGCT GTTTGTTGCATTTGCTTAGCGAAATATGTCAACAATGACGAGCTCAAGGAGCTACCTTGCGCTCATTTCTTCCACAAGGACTGCGTGGATAAATGGCTGAAAATCAACGCCACGTGCCCACTCTGCAAAGCCGAGGTTGGTGATACCCTTTTCAGCTCGCTCACTGCAGCAACTGCCAGCCTGCAAAACAGCACCATGCTGTATCGGTGA